From a single Oceanobacillus kimchii X50 genomic region:
- a CDS encoding glycosyltransferase, which produces MVHRKKVVFFIYQMGSGGAARTMLNILNNIDLEAFEPVLVTCNYNGDYEKYLNEEIKFIKLPTKRLRSAILPLSKIIRDEKADIVFSTIPNYNIVAILARLLSFTKAKNIVREAAFLGGSKKMEVKLKIYGLFYLFAKKVVALSNGVKENIIEQYKVPSNKVCVIYNPVDIEGIELQTNINLLSKEHQSIFLGENKVVITAGRFVDDKDHITLIYAFQKLQEKVKANLVILGEGELEEKLTSLVKQLKIEDKVYFIGFQENPYVYFHHSDVFALTSKREGFGHVLTEALATGVPVVSTRAKPGAEEVLDSGKYGLLIEVGDIDALTSNLEKVLQWDEHQKKEVTELGLKRVKEFQASKIVKQYEQLFKETIDD; this is translated from the coding sequence ATGGTGCATAGAAAAAAAGTGGTCTTTTTTATTTATCAAATGGGCTCTGGCGGGGCTGCAAGAACCATGCTTAATATATTAAATAATATAGATTTGGAAGCGTTCGAACCGGTTCTAGTGACTTGCAATTACAATGGTGATTATGAAAAATATTTAAATGAAGAAATTAAGTTTATCAAACTACCAACAAAGCGTTTAAGGTCAGCGATTTTACCTTTATCAAAAATTATAAGAGATGAAAAAGCAGATATTGTTTTTAGTACTATCCCTAATTATAATATTGTTGCTATTCTTGCAAGATTACTCTCTTTCACTAAAGCAAAAAACATCGTCCGAGAAGCAGCATTTTTAGGTGGAAGTAAGAAAATGGAAGTAAAATTGAAAATATATGGATTATTTTATCTGTTTGCCAAAAAAGTAGTTGCTCTATCGAATGGAGTTAAGGAGAACATTATTGAACAATATAAGGTACCTTCAAATAAAGTGTGTGTAATCTATAATCCAGTTGATATAGAGGGAATCGAGCTACAGACTAACATTAATCTTCTGTCAAAAGAACATCAAAGTATTTTTTTGGGGGAGAATAAAGTTGTTATTACAGCTGGGCGGTTTGTAGATGATAAAGATCATATAACTTTAATTTATGCTTTTCAAAAACTCCAAGAAAAAGTTAAAGCTAACTTGGTTATCCTTGGTGAAGGTGAATTGGAAGAAAAGCTAACTTCTTTAGTCAAGCAACTAAAAATAGAGGATAAGGTATACTTTATCGGATTCCAAGAGAACCCATATGTTTATTTCCATCATTCAGATGTATTTGCACTAACTTCTAAGAGAGAAGGCTTTGGACATGTGTTAACAGAAGCATTAGCTACCGGCGTTCCAGTAGTATCTACGAGAGCTAAACCAGGTGCAGAAGAAGTATTAGATAGCGGGAAATATGGACTACTAATAGAGGTAGGAGATATCGATGCGCTAACCTCAAATTTAGAGAAGGTCCTTCAGTGGGACGAGCATCAGAAGAAAGAAGTAACAGAATTAGGTTTAAAGAGAGTAAAAGAATTTCAGGCTAGTAAAATTGTAAAACAATAT
- a CDS encoding UDP-glucose dehydrogenase family protein: protein MEVAVIGTGYVGLVTGACLAEKGHRVHCIDIDESRVQQLNNAISPIYEEGIEELLKNGIKRDNLFFTTDYEEGLHQKDIVFLAVGTPESEDGSADLSYLYKASETMAHYINRDITVVIKSTVPVGTGEQIDEKLNSIVKPGVNIRMASNPEFLRQGTAVYDTFHADRIIVGANHPEAKKQLEELYHSFHLPIVVTDIKSAEMIKYTANSFLAMKISFINEIANLSEKLGANIESVTEGIGMDKRIGSSFLNAGIGFGGSCFPKDTKAMVHIAESVEMPLSLIEEVIKVNEKQREVLVDKVRSRFKSLEGLEVAVLGLSFKPNTDDMREAASISIIRKLVQEGVKVTAFDPVAMERAKQVLPEQVNYTDSLEEAIKEKDATLIVTEWNQIKDFPLEKYVELMATPIIMDGRNCFEMKEVQKYEIEYHSIGRKTINNLS from the coding sequence ATGGAAGTAGCGGTTATTGGTACAGGATATGTAGGGTTAGTTACAGGTGCTTGCTTGGCTGAGAAGGGTCATCGAGTTCATTGTATTGACATTGATGAATCAAGAGTTCAGCAACTTAACAATGCAATTAGTCCTATATATGAAGAAGGTATCGAGGAACTGTTAAAAAACGGAATAAAAAGAGATAATCTGTTTTTCACAACAGATTATGAAGAAGGGTTACATCAGAAAGACATTGTGTTTCTAGCTGTAGGTACCCCTGAATCAGAGGATGGTTCAGCTGATTTATCTTATTTATATAAAGCTAGTGAAACAATGGCGCATTATATTAATCGAGATATTACTGTAGTAATAAAAAGTACAGTACCTGTAGGGACTGGTGAACAAATTGATGAGAAATTAAATTCAATAGTAAAACCAGGTGTTAATATAAGAATGGCTTCAAACCCAGAATTTTTAAGGCAAGGTACTGCAGTATACGATACATTCCATGCAGATAGAATTATTGTCGGAGCAAATCATCCAGAAGCTAAAAAACAGTTAGAAGAATTATATCATTCTTTTCATCTTCCCATTGTAGTAACGGATATAAAAAGTGCAGAGATGATTAAATATACAGCTAACTCTTTTTTAGCAATGAAAATCAGTTTTATTAATGAAATAGCTAATCTATCTGAAAAGTTAGGTGCTAATATAGAATCCGTAACAGAAGGGATTGGGATGGATAAACGTATTGGTTCTTCATTTTTAAACGCTGGCATTGGGTTTGGTGGATCTTGCTTTCCGAAAGATACGAAAGCAATGGTTCATATTGCTGAATCAGTGGAAATGCCACTTTCTCTTATTGAAGAGGTAATTAAAGTAAACGAAAAGCAACGAGAAGTTCTCGTTGATAAAGTTAGAAGTCGTTTTAAATCTTTAGAAGGATTAGAAGTAGCAGTACTTGGGCTGTCATTTAAGCCAAATACCGATGATATGAGAGAAGCAGCCTCTATATCTATAATACGTAAATTGGTGCAAGAAGGCGTAAAAGTGACAGCTTTTGACCCTGTGGCTATGGAACGAGCAAAGCAAGTACTACCAGAACAGGTGAATTATACTGATAGTTTAGAGGAAGCAATTAAAGAAAAAGATGCAACATTGATTGTTACGGAATGGAATCAAATTAAAGATTTCCCACTTGAAAAATATGTTGAATTAATGGCTACTCCTATTATTATGGATGGAAGAAATTGCTTTGAGATGAAAGAAGTTCAAAAATACGAAATAGAATACCATTCAATTGGTAGAAAAACAATTAATAACTTATCATAA
- the galU gene encoding UTP--glucose-1-phosphate uridylyltransferase GalU, which translates to MSVKKAIIPAAGLGTRFLPATKAQPKEMLPIVDKPTIQYIVEEAVQSGIEDIIIISGRGKRAIEDHFDKSYELEEKLIEKEDYDMLQAVQQISGLANIHYIRQKEPKGLGHAIHCAHTFIGNEPFAVLLGDDIVVSEEPCLKQLINVFEENHQKSVIGVHDVPWKDVSKYGIVKPSKGMDSSSAVQYIEDLIEKPGVDQSPSNLAIMGRYILTPEVFPILEQLSPGKDNEIQLTDALIELKKVEEMIAYNFQGKRYDVGNKLGFIEATIDFALNRKDMHQDVKQLLKKTLDSME; encoded by the coding sequence ATGAGTGTAAAAAAAGCAATAATTCCGGCAGCTGGATTAGGAACTAGATTCTTACCTGCTACAAAAGCACAACCTAAGGAAATGTTGCCGATAGTAGATAAACCCACGATTCAATATATAGTAGAAGAAGCTGTACAGTCTGGAATCGAGGATATAATAATCATTTCTGGTCGAGGAAAAAGAGCGATAGAAGATCATTTTGATAAATCCTATGAATTAGAAGAAAAGTTAATAGAAAAAGAAGACTATGATATGTTGCAAGCTGTTCAACAGATTTCCGGGTTGGCAAATATTCATTACATTCGACAAAAGGAGCCTAAAGGTTTGGGGCATGCAATTCATTGTGCACATACATTCATCGGTAATGAGCCCTTTGCTGTTTTATTAGGTGACGATATTGTTGTTTCAGAGGAACCATGTTTAAAACAATTAATTAATGTCTTTGAAGAAAATCATCAAAAATCAGTAATTGGAGTACATGATGTTCCTTGGAAAGATGTATCAAAATACGGAATTGTAAAACCAAGCAAAGGTATGGATAGCTCTTCAGCAGTACAGTATATTGAGGATTTGATAGAGAAGCCAGGAGTTGATCAGTCTCCATCTAACTTAGCTATTATGGGAAGATATATTTTAACACCTGAAGTGTTCCCTATTTTAGAACAGCTTTCCCCGGGTAAAGATAATGAGATTCAATTAACAGACGCTTTAATCGAATTAAAAAAAGTAGAAGAAATGATTGCCTATAATTTCCAAGGAAAGCGCTATGACGTTGGGAATAAACTAGGTTTTATAGAGGCGACGATTGATTTTGCTTTGAATAGAAAAGACATGCATCAAGATGTAAAGCAACTTTTAAAGAAAACATTAGATTCAATGGAGTAG
- a CDS encoding nucleotide sugar dehydrogenase has translation MSLFEKIQNKTEKIAVIGLGYVGLPLAVELAKKYDVIGFDLNKEKLAQYLSGIDVTSEVGNEALKQTTLEFTNDETRLKECKFHIVAVPTPINTDKTPNLKPVIGASESVGRNISSGSIVVYESTVYPGTTEEICIPILEEKSGLTFGKDFKVGYSPERINPGDKVNTLVNITKIVSGSDEDALKEISSLYGSIIEAGVFEAESIKVAEAAKVIENSQRDINIAFMNELSMVFNKMDIDTKAVLEAAGTKWNFLNFTPGLVGGHCIGVDPYYFTYKAEQLGYHSQIILSGRKINDDMGKYIAGNIIKKMIKSKIEIDGARVAILGLTFKENVGDVRNTKVNDIVTELEEYGVDVIVHDPVAQGQEVKKVFGIELAEKEDLRDLDAVVLAVPHQQYKELNVNKINTMYRQDNKKVFIDIKGSLDKNDFYQAGYSYWSL, from the coding sequence ATGAGTTTATTTGAGAAGATTCAAAATAAAACTGAAAAGATTGCGGTAATCGGTTTAGGCTATGTAGGTTTACCACTTGCTGTAGAACTTGCAAAAAAATATGATGTTATTGGTTTTGATTTAAACAAAGAAAAACTAGCGCAATATTTAAGTGGTATTGACGTGACTTCTGAGGTAGGTAATGAGGCTCTTAAACAAACAACACTAGAATTTACTAATGACGAAACTCGATTAAAAGAATGTAAATTCCACATCGTAGCTGTCCCAACACCTATAAATACGGATAAAACTCCAAATCTCAAGCCAGTGATTGGGGCTAGTGAATCAGTAGGAAGAAATATATCAAGCGGATCGATTGTTGTGTATGAATCTACTGTATATCCAGGTACAACAGAAGAAATTTGCATTCCAATTTTAGAAGAAAAATCAGGTTTAACGTTTGGAAAAGACTTTAAAGTAGGGTATTCACCTGAGAGAATTAATCCTGGTGACAAAGTGAATACATTAGTGAATATAACAAAAATAGTTTCTGGTTCTGATGAAGATGCGTTAAAAGAGATATCATCATTATACGGATCCATCATTGAAGCGGGTGTGTTTGAAGCCGAATCAATTAAAGTAGCAGAAGCTGCAAAAGTGATAGAAAACTCTCAACGTGATATTAATATCGCTTTTATGAATGAATTATCCATGGTTTTCAATAAAATGGATATTGATACGAAAGCAGTATTAGAAGCAGCAGGAACTAAGTGGAATTTCCTGAATTTTACACCTGGATTAGTTGGTGGTCATTGTATAGGAGTGGATCCTTATTACTTCACATATAAAGCCGAACAATTAGGCTATCATTCCCAAATAATTCTATCTGGCAGAAAAATTAATGATGATATGGGTAAATATATTGCAGGTAACATTATCAAAAAAATGATTAAATCTAAAATCGAGATTGATGGTGCAAGAGTAGCTATTTTAGGTCTAACATTTAAAGAAAATGTTGGAGATGTAAGAAATACGAAAGTGAATGATATTGTAACCGAATTAGAGGAATATGGTGTAGATGTAATTGTTCATGACCCAGTTGCCCAAGGTCAGGAAGTAAAAAAAGTATTTGGAATTGAATTAGCTGAAAAAGAAGATCTACGTGACCTCGATGCTGTTGTATTAGCTGTACCGCATCAACAATATAAGGAACTAAATGTAAATAAAATCAATACGATGTATAGACAAGATAATAAAAAAGTATTTATTGATATTAAAGGGTCACTTGATAAAAACGATTTTTATCAAGCTGGTTATAGTTATTGGAGTTTATAG
- a CDS encoding S8 family serine peptidase has translation MRKKVGILFLAFLLIFSNFAMSSAAAIQSLSGQNLTKGNLSDELTGTEDPEQEVRVVVEMEKEAPIEIATKRGMTYKTLEETEKQQLEKNVKAQQQEVKKEMEAKKLDAKVLQEFTTVVNGFSVEVKQKDIEQIEELKGVKTVHIVNEYERPEVEPDMKYSKELVEAQQAWRDYGYKGEGFVVGIIDTGIDPTHQDMILSEGNEAALSEEFVNQQINEEDLPGQFYTEKVPYGYNYMDENDEIRENHAGANYHGMHVGGTVGANGDEENGGIKGIAPEAQLLALKVFGNDPEMQSTYGDIYIKAIDDAIKLGADALNMSLGSPAGFVNADSPEQIAVARAVDNGILMSISAGNSALFADGYFHPYTSNPDYGVSGSPGVSYESLQVASFENTYMEVDGLDYEIDGEPGMSGFLSAGNVHPNDVDEKTFDLVDAGLGLPEDFEGVDVEGKYALIQRGENAFTEKAINAQQAGAVGVIIYNNTDGIVNMATEPAITIPQLFMLKSDGDRLAQALQDEQEVSITFNGETTQMENPSAGKMSDFTSWGLTPNLDFKPEITAPGGQILSTLNDNEYGLMSGTSMAAPHVAGGGALVLQRVDEEFGYENADRVHQAKNIMMNTSEKVEFEGEYVSPRRQGAGMMQLHAALSTPVIVTESETDEAKVALKEITENEISFELTAENVTDEAVSYDVDANVQTDTPVDGGGVLVNAPNLFPATDLGELATINGEATGTIEIPANEEETFTVTIDLSSVDADLNEIYTNGYWLEGFVTLTDPTDTNPELSVPYVGFKGEWDQAPIFDTPVWEDDTFYEMTGVLTDLGGGSYGFLGEDLATGEIDPEKIAFSPNGDGTKDNALMVLSFLRNSKDAKFTVRDEDGKVVRTIRMERELRKNYYDGGRAPYYSLSSARAWDGKVNGKLAEEGQYYLSVDAAIDYEDAERQTLDLPVILDLTEPELAATINPKDNVITVDVSDELSGVASWDVLVDGESVLESPYVNGETEHTLSEELGEEQTVTIVATDYAGNTAEEEPEEIVPDTTVPDLRLQTPEFLGVEGSRDVEFTGYVTDESGVAQVTIDGEEVELEYNEEEDRYYFSKVIKKDKDGYYTSKITAVDNAGNDTEIARRYFVDSEAAQISVKAPEKTKKDTVTVKAHVKDNFDQIDLFVNGNHVYMNELSEPYGKKKFNEKIEVDLDLEEGENVFEFKVVDLAGNETVEEIVIEKKPGKGDGGGDNDDGKGNGWIGKIIGGIKNIISIIWSLFG, from the coding sequence ATGCGGAAAAAAGTCGGGATATTATTTTTAGCATTTCTACTTATTTTTTCCAATTTTGCTATGTCGAGCGCAGCGGCAATTCAATCGCTGTCAGGACAAAATTTAACAAAAGGAAATCTTTCGGATGAACTGACAGGCACAGAAGATCCGGAACAAGAAGTACGTGTGGTTGTGGAAATGGAGAAAGAGGCTCCTATTGAAATCGCCACAAAACGTGGAATGACGTACAAAACACTCGAAGAAACAGAGAAGCAACAATTAGAAAAGAATGTGAAGGCACAACAACAAGAAGTAAAAAAAGAAATGGAAGCGAAAAAACTAGACGCTAAAGTTTTACAAGAATTTACTACAGTAGTCAACGGCTTTAGTGTGGAAGTAAAACAAAAGGACATTGAACAAATTGAAGAACTCAAAGGCGTAAAAACAGTACATATCGTCAATGAGTATGAGCGTCCAGAAGTAGAACCAGATATGAAATATAGTAAAGAGTTAGTAGAAGCGCAGCAGGCATGGCGCGACTATGGTTATAAAGGGGAAGGGTTTGTAGTTGGGATTATTGATACAGGCATTGACCCTACCCATCAAGATATGATTCTAAGCGAAGGTAACGAAGCTGCACTATCAGAAGAATTTGTTAACCAACAAATTAATGAAGAAGATTTGCCAGGACAATTCTATACGGAAAAAGTTCCTTATGGTTACAACTATATGGATGAAAATGATGAAATTCGTGAAAACCATGCAGGAGCGAACTATCATGGAATGCACGTAGGTGGAACTGTTGGTGCGAATGGTGATGAAGAAAATGGAGGAATAAAAGGAATTGCTCCAGAAGCGCAATTACTTGCACTTAAAGTATTTGGTAACGATCCAGAAATGCAATCGACCTATGGAGATATTTACATTAAAGCAATTGATGATGCAATTAAATTAGGTGCAGATGCATTAAATATGAGTCTCGGATCACCAGCTGGATTTGTAAATGCTGACTCACCGGAACAAATCGCGGTTGCTCGTGCTGTGGATAATGGTATATTGATGTCGATTTCAGCTGGAAACTCTGCGCTATTCGCGGACGGATACTTCCATCCATACACGTCGAATCCTGATTATGGTGTAAGTGGATCCCCAGGTGTATCCTATGAATCTCTGCAAGTAGCATCCTTTGAAAATACGTATATGGAAGTAGATGGACTAGATTACGAGATTGATGGAGAACCTGGTATGTCTGGTTTCTTATCAGCAGGTAATGTCCATCCAAATGATGTAGATGAGAAGACATTTGACTTAGTCGATGCTGGGTTGGGACTTCCAGAGGATTTTGAAGGTGTTGATGTCGAAGGTAAATATGCGCTTATCCAGCGTGGAGAAAATGCATTTACCGAAAAAGCAATAAATGCTCAACAAGCAGGTGCAGTTGGTGTAATTATTTACAATAACACCGATGGAATTGTAAATATGGCGACAGAACCTGCGATTACAATTCCTCAACTATTTATGTTGAAATCAGATGGAGATCGTTTAGCTCAAGCATTGCAAGATGAACAAGAAGTATCGATTACATTTAATGGTGAAACTACACAAATGGAAAACCCAAGTGCAGGCAAAATGAGTGACTTTACGTCTTGGGGATTAACACCTAACCTTGATTTCAAACCAGAAATTACGGCACCAGGTGGACAAATTCTTTCCACATTAAATGATAATGAATACGGATTAATGAGTGGTACTTCCATGGCTGCGCCTCATGTTGCGGGTGGAGGAGCATTAGTATTACAACGTGTGGATGAAGAGTTTGGCTATGAAAATGCAGATCGCGTCCACCAAGCAAAAAATATTATGATGAATACATCTGAAAAAGTAGAATTTGAAGGGGAGTATGTATCTCCACGTCGTCAAGGTGCTGGTATGATGCAACTTCACGCAGCACTTTCTACTCCAGTAATCGTAACGGAATCAGAAACAGATGAAGCCAAAGTAGCTTTAAAAGAAATTACAGAAAATGAAATTAGTTTTGAATTAACTGCAGAAAACGTAACAGATGAAGCAGTAAGCTATGACGTAGATGCAAATGTACAAACAGATACTCCAGTTGATGGTGGAGGAGTACTAGTCAATGCACCTAATCTTTTCCCTGCTACCGATTTAGGGGAACTAGCGACTATTAATGGGGAAGCAACGGGTACAATTGAAATTCCTGCAAATGAAGAAGAAACATTTACAGTAACAATCGATTTAAGCTCAGTGGACGCAGATTTAAATGAAATCTATACAAATGGATATTGGTTAGAAGGGTTTGTCACGTTAACAGACCCAACAGATACTAATCCAGAGTTATCAGTACCATATGTGGGCTTTAAAGGGGAATGGGACCAAGCTCCAATTTTTGATACGCCAGTATGGGAAGATGATACTTTCTATGAAATGACTGGAGTACTAACAGATCTTGGTGGAGGAAGTTATGGATTCCTAGGTGAAGACCTAGCAACGGGAGAAATTGATCCAGAGAAGATTGCTTTTTCTCCAAATGGTGATGGCACAAAAGATAATGCGTTAATGGTATTATCATTTCTAAGAAACTCGAAAGATGCCAAATTTACCGTTCGTGATGAAGATGGAAAAGTAGTTCGTACTATCCGAATGGAAAGAGAACTTCGTAAAAATTACTACGATGGTGGAAGAGCACCATACTATTCTTTATCATCTGCAAGAGCATGGGATGGTAAGGTGAATGGAAAACTAGCAGAAGAAGGGCAATACTATCTATCTGTTGATGCAGCAATAGACTACGAAGATGCAGAACGTCAAACACTAGATTTACCAGTAATTCTAGATTTAACAGAGCCTGAATTAGCGGCTACAATAAATCCAAAAGACAATGTTATTACGGTAGATGTATCGGATGAACTAAGCGGAGTAGCTTCATGGGATGTTCTTGTTGACGGTGAGTCCGTATTAGAATCTCCATATGTAAATGGAGAAACAGAACATACATTAAGTGAAGAACTGGGGGAAGAGCAAACCGTAACAATTGTTGCGACAGACTATGCTGGTAATACAGCAGAAGAGGAGCCAGAGGAAATCGTGCCAGATACAACGGTACCTGATCTTCGTCTTCAAACACCAGAGTTTCTAGGTGTAGAAGGATCTCGTGATGTCGAATTCACCGGCTATGTAACAGATGAATCTGGTGTTGCTCAAGTAACTATTGATGGAGAAGAAGTTGAATTAGAATATAACGAAGAAGAAGATCGTTATTACTTCTCTAAAGTAATTAAAAAAGATAAAGATGGATACTATACAAGTAAAATTACAGCAGTCGATAATGCAGGTAATGATACAGAAATTGCACGCCGTTATTTCGTAGATTCTGAAGCTGCACAAATAAGCGTAAAAGCTCCTGAAAAAACGAAAAAAGATACGGTTACAGTTAAAGCACATGTGAAAGATAACTTTGATCAAATCGATCTATTTGTTAATGGAAATCATGTGTATATGAATGAACTATCCGAACCGTACGGAAAGAAGAAATTCAATGAAAAAATTGAAGTAGATCTCGATTTAGAAGAAGGCGAAAATGTCTTTGAATTCAAAGTTGTGGATCTAGCAGGCAATGAAACTGTAGAAGAAATCGTTATTGAAAAGAAACCAGGAAAAGGTGATGGTGGCGGAGATAACGATGATGGTAAAGGAAACGGCTGGATTGGCAAAATCATCGGTGGTATTAAAAATATAATCAGTATTATCTGGAGCTTATTCGGATAA
- a CDS encoding APC family permease, producing the protein MEKRTTLKKTLKPHWVWAIALGSSIGWGAFVQPAAWMGTAGPLGAMIGFAIGGLLMMLIAVSYGFLIRSFPVSGGEFAYAFISLGRTHAFISGWFLTLGYICIVALNASALALMFKFVFPSVLENFYMYQIADWDVYGMEIIIATIALIIFGYLNIRGGGFTGSAQFIFCIIMVGGVLLLTTLVGINPSAGISNIAPLFPSDKTAIAAILSIVAIAPWAFVGFDNIPQAAEEFNFSSKKAFRLIILAILFATILYCLMIFTTAMTQPWEGLVAAGHNWGTAEAIQNVLGTVGVVILVVALLMGIFTGLNGFIISTSRLLFAMSRAKFIPKPFSKLGKHETPYISIIFTVIVAMVAPWFGRQALTWVVDMSSIGVTIAYFYTCYTAFSLFKWNKNNGFNANKHVVSPGKKIFALLGMVASIAFLGLLLIPGSPAFLGVESRIALIVWVVLGILFYIMKYKDYKNLDKEEMNYLILGSKEIKVKKD; encoded by the coding sequence ATGGAAAAACGTACTACCTTAAAGAAAACGCTAAAGCCACATTGGGTTTGGGCAATTGCGTTAGGTTCCTCTATTGGCTGGGGAGCTTTTGTACAACCCGCTGCTTGGATGGGGACTGCTGGGCCATTGGGGGCAATGATTGGATTTGCTATTGGTGGTCTACTTATGATGCTGATTGCAGTCAGTTACGGATTTCTTATTCGAAGCTTTCCAGTATCAGGCGGTGAATTTGCTTACGCATTTATTAGCTTAGGAAGAACCCATGCCTTTATTAGTGGTTGGTTTCTTACGTTAGGTTACATTTGTATTGTTGCATTAAACGCGTCCGCACTCGCACTAATGTTTAAGTTCGTCTTTCCATCGGTATTAGAAAATTTCTATATGTATCAGATTGCTGATTGGGATGTATATGGTATGGAAATCATAATCGCAACGATCGCACTTATCATTTTTGGGTATTTAAATATACGAGGTGGAGGATTTACAGGCAGCGCACAATTTATTTTTTGTATCATTATGGTTGGGGGAGTATTGCTATTAACAACTTTAGTAGGAATTAATCCATCTGCTGGTATCAGTAATATAGCACCATTATTCCCATCAGACAAAACAGCTATAGCAGCGATTTTATCGATAGTAGCGATTGCGCCTTGGGCTTTTGTTGGTTTTGACAATATTCCACAAGCTGCCGAAGAATTTAATTTTTCTTCAAAAAAAGCATTTCGATTAATTATTTTAGCAATTTTATTTGCAACCATACTTTATTGTCTCATGATTTTCACAACGGCTATGACACAACCCTGGGAAGGATTAGTTGCAGCTGGACATAATTGGGGAACTGCCGAAGCAATACAAAATGTACTAGGTACAGTAGGAGTCGTTATATTAGTTGTCGCACTATTAATGGGAATCTTCACAGGACTGAATGGTTTTATTATTTCTACAAGTCGTTTACTATTTGCGATGTCACGTGCAAAGTTCATCCCCAAACCATTTTCGAAACTTGGTAAACATGAAACACCATATATCAGCATTATTTTTACTGTCATTGTCGCAATGGTGGCACCATGGTTTGGTAGACAAGCATTAACTTGGGTGGTAGATATGTCATCGATTGGAGTAACAATCGCATATTTTTACACTTGTTACACAGCATTTTCATTATTTAAGTGGAATAAAAACAATGGATTTAATGCGAACAAACATGTCGTATCACCGGGTAAGAAAATATTTGCTTTACTAGGGATGGTTGCTAGTATTGCCTTCCTCGGTTTATTGCTGATCCCTGGATCGCCCGCATTTCTTGGTGTAGAATCACGTATTGCATTAATCGTATGGGTTGTGCTAGGAATCCTTTTCTACATCATGAAATACAAAGATTATAAAAATCTCGACAAAGAAGAGATGAATTATCTTATTTTAGGATCTAAAGAAATTAAAGTGAAGAAAGATTAA
- a CDS encoding glycosyltransferase family 4 protein codes for MFNYVDLFIAFTISLIATLLVTYPVRRFAIKIGVMDAPSSRKIHKEITPRLGGLAIFIGAFVGMIYLQPYHIYMDEILIGSLIILLTGALDDKYTLKPYMKLTGQIVAAGLLIYAGLIIERVTIPFIGMIELGYLGPVLTFFWIIGITNAINLIDGLDGLATGVTTIAMTSIFAMALVDMQVIVAYLCVTFIGANIGFLYHNFYPAKIYMGDTGSNLLGYIMAVISILGLFKNITFFSFIIPIVILAVPIFDTVVAIIRRLYNKESIMAADRRHIHYQLIDAGYSHRKTVIIIYIFSTLFGFIGILFSEASAILSLVCTVILLVLLHIFAELAGLVLGGKRPVVTALRRLKQKIIGLFRRRSQ; via the coding sequence ATGTTTAACTATGTAGATTTATTCATTGCTTTTACTATTTCATTGATAGCGACACTACTCGTCACGTACCCTGTTCGTAGATTTGCGATTAAAATTGGTGTGATGGATGCACCAAGTAGTCGTAAAATACATAAAGAAATAACCCCACGACTAGGGGGATTAGCCATATTTATTGGTGCTTTTGTGGGAATGATTTATCTTCAACCGTATCATATTTATATGGATGAAATTCTAATTGGCTCATTAATCATTCTGTTAACAGGGGCATTGGATGATAAATATACACTTAAACCATATATGAAATTAACCGGTCAAATTGTTGCAGCTGGCCTGTTAATTTACGCTGGATTAATTATTGAAAGAGTAACAATCCCATTTATAGGGATGATTGAGTTAGGTTACTTAGGACCGGTTCTTACATTCTTTTGGATTATTGGAATTACAAACGCGATTAACCTTATAGATGGCCTAGATGGTCTGGCTACAGGTGTTACAACTATTGCAATGACAAGTATATTTGCAATGGCATTAGTTGATATGCAAGTCATAGTTGCTTATCTCTGTGTCACGTTTATAGGTGCAAATATCGGTTTTCTCTATCATAATTTTTACCCTGCTAAAATTTATATGGGGGACACAGGTTCAAATTTACTCGGTTATATTATGGCTGTAATATCTATATTAGGTTTATTTAAAAATATCACATTCTTTAGCTTTATTATTCCTATCGTTATTTTGGCGGTACCGATTTTTGATACAGTAGTTGCGATTATCCGTAGACTTTATAATAAAGAAAGTATTATGGCTGCCGACCGTAGACATATTCATTATCAATTGATTGATGCAGGATATAGTCATCGGAAAACAGTTATTATTATTTACATATTTAGTACATTATTTGGCTTCATTGGCATTTTATTTTCAGAAGCAAGTGCCATCCTTTCTCTAGTTTGCACTGTGATTTTGCTCGTATTACTTCACATCTTTGCAGAATTAGCAGGATTAGTACTAGGAGGAAAACGTCCAGTAGTAACAGCGTTAAGAAGATTGAAGCAAAAGATAATTGGGTTGTTTAGAAGACGCTCACAATAA